A section of the Ciona intestinalis chromosome 4, KH, whole genome shotgun sequence genome encodes:
- the LOC100175861 gene encoding signal recognition particle receptor subunit alpha-like, with product MLDFFSIFSKGGIVLWCYTFQGVKASFTEPINALIKTVLLQERGGTSHFTHGALQMQYKLDNEFELIFVVGYQKVLTLLYVDKLITDVHRDFRDRYRQKLLDGSLSWITLNFSYDNQFSILRSNAEVKESKKVTTMRTFDKSEKSKKTIKSMTIDKNKDAKDAEIKKKTNSPKPEKVVKANVEAPAVQPSVPQPNNTLDPDVIARNREALAKRAAASKAKGKKAAPKKTGKSARVWQNGGNAKDAESLDRSGNTNKDALTNGHSHDDNVTAEQKNWVNTSSKIQDLEIDEEEILEDEEEYEDEDVEEDVEEQANTKKSSGGIFSMFRGLVGSKALTKEALQPVLNSMRDHLIGKNVAADIAEKMCDSVANKLEGKMVGTFSTIASTVKQSLNDSLVLILTPKRRVDILRDVLEAQRAGKPYVITFCGVNGVGKSTNLAKICFWLMENGFRVMIAACDTFRAGAVEQLRTHKTRLHTLHPPSMHGGRDGVNLFEKGYGKDAAGIAMQAINAAREQRYDVVLVDTAGRMQDNEPLMRSLAKLITVNSPDLVLFVGEALVGNEAVDQLVKFNQALADYSNAENPRSIDGIVLTKFDTIDDKVGAAISMTYTTGQPIVFVGTGQSYPDLRRLNAKAVVHALLK from the exons atgttggattttttttcaatcttttCTAAAGGTGGAATAGTATTATGGTGTTACACCTTTCAAGGTGTAAAAGCAAGCTTCACAGAACCAATCAATGCTTTAATAAAGACCGTATTGCTACAG GAAAGAGGTGGTACGTCCCACTTCACACATGGTGCGCTACAAATGCAATACAAACTGGATAATGAGTTTGAATTAATATTTGTG GTTGGTTACCAGAAAGTGTTGACTTTGTTGTACGTAGATAAACTGATTACTGACGTACACAGAGATTTTCGTGATAGATATCGTCAAAAACTTTTGGATGGATCTCTCTCATGGATTACTCTTAATTTTAGCTATGATAATCAATTCAGTATACTAAGAAG cAATGCTGAGGTAAAGGAATCAAAAAAAGTGACAACCATGAGAACTTTTGACAAATcagaaaaatcaaagaaaaccATCAAGTCGATGACCATTGATAAGAATAAGGATGCAAAGGatgcagaaataaaaaagaaaacaaacagtCCAAAACCGGAAAAAG TTGTAAAAGCAAACGTTGAAGCACCAGCAGTTCAACCAAGTGTTCCACAGCCAAACAACACATTAGATCCTGATGTAATTGCTCGCAACAGAGAAGCATTAGCTAAACGTGCAGCTGCATCAAAAGCAAAGGG TAAAAAAGCTGCTCCAAAGAAAACTGGAAAATCTGCACGAGTTTGGCAGAATGGTGGAAATGCTAAAGATGCAGAATCTCTTGATAGAAGTGGGAATACTAATAAAGATGCTCTAACTAATGGTCACAGTCATGATGATAATGTAACAGCTGAACAG AAAAATTGGGTAAACACATCGAGCAAAATCCAAGATTTGGAAATTGATGAAGAAGAAATATTGGAGGACGAGGAAGAATATGAGGATGAAGATGTGGAGGAAGACGTGGAAGAACAAGCTAATACAAA GAAATCATCAGGAGGGATTTTCAGCATGTTTCGTGGTCTCGTTGGTTCTAAAGCTCTAACCAAGGAAGCTTTGCAGCCGGTGCTTAATTCTATGAGAGATCATCTTATTG GCAAAAATGTGGCAGCTGATATTGCAGAGAAAATGTGTGATTCTGTTGCCAATAAACTTGAGGGGAAAATGGTTGGAACTTTCAGTA CCATTGCTTCCACTGTTAAACAAAGTCTAAACGATTCACTTGTGTTGATCCTCACACCAAAGCGCCGTGTTGATATCCTTCGTGATGTGTTGGAGGCTCAACGTGCTGGCAAACCATACGTGATAACTTTCTGTGGTGTCAATGGTGTTGGGAAGTCCACCAACCTTGCTAAA ATTTGTTTCTGGTTAATGGAGAATGGCTTTCGTGTGATGATAGCAGCTTGTGACACGTTTCGTGCTGGAGCAGTTGAACAACTGCGAACCCACAAGACGCGTCTCCATACACTTCACCCACCATCCATGCATGGGGGTAGGGATGGTGTGAACTTGTTTGAGAAAGGATATGGTAAAGATGCTGCAGGAATCGCTATGCAAGCCATTAATGCAG CCCGTGAACAGCGTTATGACGTTGTATTGGTTGACACAGCTGGTCGTATGCAGGACAATGAACCTCTTATGAGGTCACTAGCAAAGCTCATCACTGTTAATTCACCCGATCTGGTATTGTTTGTTG GCGAGGCATTAGTTGGTAACGAGGCTGTTGATCAACTTGTTAAGTTCAACCAAGCCTTAGCTGATTATTCAAACGCTGAGAACCCACGAAGCATTGATGGTATCGTGCTTACTAAGTTTGACACCATTGATGATAAA GTTGGAGCAGCAATTTCAATGACATATACAACTGGTCAACCAATCGTATTCGTCGGTACAGGGCAGTCTTATCCGGATCTCCGTCGTTTGAACGCCAAAGCTGTCGTCCATGCACTACTTAAGTAA
- the LOC100178171 gene encoding actin-3-like, producing MPGINISHTLPADEGLDDVFIEEQSHTEPSIILQCGSTTCKVGIAGEPSPLIHHCVVGEASDMRMFPPWYNSMSVLSAAFTDLRSSQLRFPFHRGVINNLEDAEKVWTSSLESVTRSQVDRSVLVTGSIINTQYGRRSVLTHLFENLDVASVCIAFEPLLSLLSRGRSTGLVVRCGGELTEAYPVISGVIQQHHCERTNLAGNDVTEYLRRILHFEKGYEWCRLGEQLIIEDVKETMAHVSLDYDAEMQLRPSHRTYQLNDGQTIPLGDELFRCSEILFQPELQGIRSKSVVDVIALAILNTNIEHRAELMNNIQLIGGGVKLRGFKDRLSAELDRITPQSITPNFVRDRENAAQITSWLGGSAYSEIFRHPSHWITKLEYEEEGYSSFTRRSNIEFI from the exons ATGCCAGGAATAAATATTAGCCATACCTTACCTGCTGATGAAGGGCTGGACGATGTTTTCATAGAAGAACAATCCCACACCGAACCCTCGATTATTCTCCAGTGCGGATCAACAACTTGTAAAGTTGGAATTGCTGGCGAACCTTCGCCATTAATTCATCATTGTGTTGTTGGTGAAGCATCTGATATGCGAATGTTCCCACCGTGGTATAATAGTATGTCAGTGCTATCCGCCGCATTTACAGACCTCCGCAGCTCCCAGCTTCGCTTTCCATTTCACAGAGGAGTAATCAACAACCTCGAAGACGCAGAGAAAGTGTGGACTTCATCCTTGGAATCGGTAACAAGGTCACAAGTAGATAGGTCTGTGTTAGTGACTGGCAGCATTATAAACACTCAATATGGAAGAAGATCTGTTCTGACACATCTGTTTGAAAACCTCGACGTTGCTTCAGTTTGCATAGCGTTCGAACCTCTCTTAAGTTTGCTCTCAAGAGGGAGATCTACTG GTTTAGTTGTAAGATGCGGTGGTGAACTAACAGAGGCGTATCCAGTCATAAGCGGAGTAATTCAACAGCACCATTGTGAGAGGACTAACCTAGCAGGGAATGACGTCACTGAATATCTCAGAAGAATTTTGCATTTCGAAAAAGGCTACGAGTGGTGTCGTCTAG GTGAGCAATTAATCATTGAAGACGTCAAGGAAACGATGGCTCACGTATCATTAGATTATGATGCAGAAATGCAGCTGAGGCCCAGCCATAGAACGTACCAGCTAAATGACGGACAA acaaTACCTTTGGGGGATGAGCTTTTTCGATGCtctgaaattttatttcaaccaGAGTTACAGGGAATTCGTTCTAAAAGTGTTGTGGATGTGATAGCTTTggctattttaaacacaaacatcGAACACAGAGCTGAACTTATGAATAATATTCAGCTGATCGGCGGAGGAGTGAAGTTAAGGG GGTTTAAAGACCGTCTTTCTGCTGAGTTAGATCGCATTACTCCCCAAAGCATCACACCTAACTTTGTACGTGACCGAGAAAACGCTGCTCAAATAACATCATGGCTTGGAGGTTCCGCTTATTCCGAGATATTTCGACACCCTAGTCATTGGATCACAAAATTAGAATACGAGGAAGAAGGTTATTCAAGCTTCACCAGACGATCTAATATCGAGTTTAtctaa